A genomic segment from Tuwongella immobilis encodes:
- a CDS encoding lysophospholipid acyltransferase family protein: MLAWVKRRWYDTVFWITWPLFSWMWSYRMTGRPRMPKTGPVLVLANHQSFFDPVLVGIASTRYLGFLARRTLFKNPILAALIRSLDAVPIDNQGLGKDGLQTVLNALNAGRAVLVFPEGSRTEDGNMLPLQPGITLLIKKVRCPIVPVGIAGAFDAWPRRQKLPAPSPIWKDATPRTIAVAIGEPIDPATLVDLPREEMIARVQSAMETAFAEAKALRRQSRATSPESAACSPTE, encoded by the coding sequence ATGCTTGCATGGGTAAAACGTCGCTGGTATGACACGGTCTTTTGGATCACGTGGCCGCTGTTTTCCTGGATGTGGTCGTATCGGATGACTGGTCGGCCGCGCATGCCCAAAACCGGGCCGGTGCTGGTGTTGGCCAATCATCAGTCGTTTTTTGATCCGGTGTTGGTGGGCATCGCCTCGACGCGGTATCTGGGCTTTCTGGCGCGGCGAACGCTGTTCAAGAATCCGATTCTGGCCGCGCTCATCCGCTCGCTGGATGCCGTGCCGATCGACAATCAAGGGCTGGGCAAAGATGGCCTGCAAACGGTGCTCAACGCGCTGAACGCCGGTCGGGCCGTGCTGGTATTCCCCGAAGGTAGCCGCACCGAAGATGGCAACATGCTGCCGCTTCAACCGGGAATCACGCTGCTGATCAAAAAAGTGCGCTGCCCGATTGTGCCGGTGGGGATCGCCGGTGCCTTCGATGCCTGGCCGCGACGCCAGAAACTCCCCGCCCCGTCGCCGATCTGGAAAGACGCCACGCCGCGCACCATCGCCGTAGCCATTGGCGAGCCAATCGACCCGGCCACACTCGTGGATCTGCCCCGCGAGGAAATGATCGCCCGCGTGCAATCCGCCATGGAAACCGCGTTCGCCGAAGCCAAGGCACTCCGCCGACAATCGCGCGCCACCTCGCCGGAGTCCGCCGCATGTTCGCCAACGGAATGA